The following DNA comes from Hordeum vulgare subsp. vulgare chromosome 3H, MorexV3_pseudomolecules_assembly, whole genome shotgun sequence.
TAAGATACTAGATGATGCCTCGCGCGTTGCAGCGGGAACTTTGATAGAAAAAATGCATAAATAATTGTTACAAAATAACTAAAACTAATATGAAGCACATATGTGTTTAAAAAATAAAGTACAAATATGAAGCatatgaaaaatatttttgtaactGTAGTCAAATAATGTCAAATGTGACGGCTCCActacattagtatctggtatcccTCAACACATATACATTCAATATTAAATAggataaaaataataatttaggACTAACATGCATGTATTGGTGATGTGGCAATGCTACATGCATGCATAAATAAACACACAAGGTGTAACTTCTATTAACATGCATGACTTGCTTGTGTGGCATGTTTGCATGTCTAGCAAAATTAGGTAGTGGGTTTCAACTATTTAGAAATAGAAGATTTCCTCAATCTGTGAGTATATATGTTTTACAAAATTCAAGTTCCACAAAAAAAGAAGTTCATCAAAAGGATACTACTGAGACCTGtgtaaagaagaaagaaaattaaCATCTTTTAAATCTTTGGTAGAATATACATTATATTGTACTAGGTTGCTGACAATTTGTAGGCCCTATTAATTGATATTAATGTTTGGTTTCTATTAATAGAAATCAGGCGGTGGCCCGGTGGGTGGACCGCCAGCCCtccgtgtgtgtgcgcgcgcgcgcgtGCATGTCGGAGTACTACTGTCTACTGATGGGCTTTCACCTCACATGTAATAAAGAAACAAACATAAATTGATGTCTGCACTATGTCTCAAATGGTGTATTATCTACAGGATCTGACAACACGCCCAACTCCAGAGGAATGGGCAAACCATACATGGACTAGGTTGGACCGGCTGGTCCTTGTTTTCCTtggcctgtttggatactctagctTAGCTAATGGTTAGAGTTAAATTCTAGCTCATGACTAACCTTAAATTAACTATAACCAAATAGAtgtttggatggaagggttagattgacaataaaTGCATTTTatgaaaaagagaaaaataattttttaatgggcccatgaaaactagcttcaattagcatctcttggctgatgggagagagagagaaaaatattttttaataaacCCCataaaaactagctccaattagcacctcttgggtgAGCTAGTTTTTTTAGGTGGGTTAGATGTAACTAGCTCTAATCTAATCCTTGTGTTTGAATATTTTAGAACTAGTTGAACCCAAACTAGATCAAACTAACTCTAGCCCATGAATTCAAACAGGGCCTTTGTTGGGGTTCTGCACACACAAGAGCTAGTCATAATAACTAGACAAACCAAGAAACGCTTTGGATGGGCAAAGGCTTGGCTGACAGTGACATTGCACGTGCACTTCTGCCCTACAAACTTCACATGCAAGGCAGTGAAGGCAACTTCAAACATCCATCACACTGTTTTGTGCCTGTGGAAGGAAAATACGCCGCATATTTTCATCACACCATATTTCCTGATCATGTGTCACGCAAGCAAGGACGTCCCTCAAGCAAAGCTAGATCTACGTACTCGCCAAATGTGCACACAAAAAATCCCAAGTACCAAACCAATCTTCTCATTTGTGGCAAATTCTTGTGTCTCCTAGTTTTGTGCTCCTTTGTCTTTTTTGTGATTCAAGCATTTGGGTTGGGGGCATTTTCTGAAAATTTCAGCTGCAGAGgaaactactataatttttttaggGGGTTGGACTTCCGATTAAAGTAATGAATTGTTTGACCTCTATAAAATTTCTTGGAAGAATACGAATACAAGATCCCACCTAACTTCAGATTCTCCTTTTTATTTCAAAAAATACCCTTAAAAATGGATGACTGGTGGGTCTACTACAGAAGAGTAGTACAGATTAGTTtgtcacacacacaaaaaaaaaaagaacagGTTAATAACTTGCCAGATTCACAAATCACATCTAGCTTGTGATACGCAACATAGAGTTTTTGCATGCATGATCTCCAAAAAGATACGAGACATAGAGCTTGCATgatctcgcaaaaaaaaaaaccaCGTAGCTTACGGCTAATCTTGCCCTCTGTGCTCGATCCCAAATGAAGTACGAACTGGCCAGCTAGTGAAATTAAAGCATAATCATCAGAAAGATACTGTAATTACCCGGTGCTCGGCGGTGAGCTGCAAGATCTCGCCGCCGCGGGAGATGACGGCCCTGGAAACGCCGCAGTTGGCGagcaccacgtgctgctccaggacCAGCGCCACCAGAGCCGTCGCGCCGGCGACCGCCGCGTCGACGCCGCCTAGTCCCTGCAGCACCTCCGCGTCCACTCTCTGGAACGCGTCCGCCATGACAGccctccaccacccctccacgTCTCCCTGCGACCCGTGGAGGAAGCGCGGGGCCTCGGCGAGCAGCTCGCGCAGGATCTGGTCCGAGATGGCACCGTGCAGCCGCTCCGTCAGGTAATTGGCGACCTCCGCGCCCGAGTGGCCGTCGAAGACCCCGAAGTAGTCGAGCCCCATGGGCGGCGACAGCACCGTGAACGACGGCACGGCAGCCAGGGCGCCCGTCAGCTCCGGCTGCCTGCCTTTGATGGCGGACAAGCCGTAGGACACATACAGCGCCGGGCATGCACCCCATGCAAGCAACGACGGTCCTGCCGGTACCGCCGTCTCCGCTGCTGGGGCCTCACCGTTGGTCGGCATCGCTATCTAACTTTGTCTTTGCCGCGTTTCTGGAGGTCCCTCGAGCACGGGAGAGACAATGAGACCTATGCAGCTTGGCTTCCCAATAGTGGTGCTCAAGGGAGGCTGTCTTAAATCCTCCTTAGAGTTGTCAAATCCAGACCCTACAAGTCCGTGACAAGTGGGGCCGCAGACAGGCATTAAGAGCAACTTCAACGAGCGATCCATTTCGTCCATCGACGTCTATTTGAGTCGGCGCGGACACAAAAGATTGGCCAACGCGTCGATCCAAACGGATTCGCGTCCGTTTTTGGTCCATTTTTGAGTCGGATTTGCGTCGGCGTGGACACACGACGGACGCGCGCACGCTCGCCTTCTCTTCCTCCGGGCCCACTGGTCGGAGGCACATTGGCCTCCACCCCATCCAACCCTCGCCCGCCTCCttcgtcgccggcgccgccgtccATTTTTTCGACGACTCTACCAGCTGTCGGCGCCTCCACATCCGCCCAGCAACGCCGCCCACTCCCACGTCGCCCGCCGCCGCCATCTTGTCGTCGGGGAGCCAACTGCTTCCCATTCCCGCGACCCCAACCACACAGTCCGCCCCGATCAACAAGCCGATTCGCCGCCCGGTGAGATCCTCACCGGCACCTCGTCGGACACCGGCCCACTCGTCGGACGCCTGCAGGGCAGCTAGCTGGTCCGTGCGCGCCGCGACTTCCTTCGCCGGCCGTCTCCTTCATCGATGTCCGCAAGTTGTTCGACAGTttgccaaggtacaaaatggactccgccgacgagttcttttttcacaattttctttgcgactccgacgattcgttgtccgatgacgaggaggaggtttTGGCTGCCATGTGGTCCATCACCACCTCAACAGCCAACGGTCGTTGTTCCGTGGCTCCATTCCGAACCACCTTCCGGCGTTGAATCGCAACCAAGAGAACGGGCATTTCCTTCTTTGAAAGGACTACTTTGATACAACAAACCTATTGTCCAAACACCAAAAATTCCGCCACCGTTTCCGTATGAGTAGGCATCTTTTAAACCGTATTAGAGAAGGGGTGGTCGGCTATGAtgactatttc
Coding sequences within:
- the LOC123441553 gene encoding probable protein phosphatase 2C 8; the encoded protein is MPTNGEAPAAETAVPAGPSLLAWGACPALYVSYGLSAIKGRQPELTGALAAVPSFTVLSPPMGLDYFGVFDGHSGAEVANYLTERLHGAISDQILRELLAEAPRFLHGSQGDVEGWWRAVMADAFQRVDAEVLQGLGGVDAAVAGATALVALVLEQHVVLANCGVSRAVISRGGEILQLTAEHRPNRPDEKQRVENGGGRVDESTNTVDEFLPTSRAFGSYLYKRYLIAEPEITAVARDPRDEFLILATAGLWDSVSPVEACRVVERKLRSRSRSAMACGAATDSRASATMLAKELAQHAVRAGSTGNVSVIVVLFRDDPAVVATASPAPVLASGRVQRPRRGCLSCCSP